A single window of Rana temporaria chromosome 1, aRanTem1.1, whole genome shotgun sequence DNA harbors:
- the LOC120942831 gene encoding piggyBac transposable element-derived protein 4-like: MGLVRKPKIRQYWASSPIHATPAFPAVMSRDRFEALLRFMHFNDNLQCPPSSDATYDRLFKLRPLISFLSKKFAAVYTPDKNISIDESLMNFKGRLHFRQFITSKRARCGIKFYKLCESTTGYTYGFLIYEGRDRHINPQGCPDNLGVSGKIVWQLIQPLLHQGYNLYVDNYYSSVTLFRSLHAAGTGACGTVRKKRKEFQQQLVRQRLQRGTSLSYQQEEMMAVKFSDRKEVYMLTTIHPEGTVTVTERGSATPKEKPLCITAYNKYMGGVDLSDQILQPYLVLRKSKTWYKKVAIYLIQVAIHNSFVLYKKSGGTDTFLQYQEKIIEHLMFQEDPRQPAESEDFLHPIPITASCKFPRKKCRVCGKNGKRCDTRYHCPTCPSNPGLCLDPCFEIYHTIPHY, encoded by the coding sequence ATGGGCCTAGTCCGAAAGCCTAAAATTCGGCAGTATTGGGCCTCTAGTCCCATCCATGCCACCCCAGCTTTTCCTGCAGTTATGTCAAGAGACCGCTTTGAAGCATTGCTGCGCTTTATGCATTTTAATGATAATTTGCAGTGTCCCCCAAGCAGTGACGCCACATATGACCGACTGTTCAAACTGCGGCCCCTAATTTCTTTTCTGTCTAAGAAATTTGCAGCGGTTTATACCCCGGACAAAAATATCTCTATTGATGAATCCCTGATGAATTTTAAAGGCCGACTGCATTTTAGGCAGTTCATAACATCCAAACGTGCCCGGTGTGGCATAAAATTTTACAAACTGTGCGAAAGCACAACAGGATATACATATGGATTTCTGATCTATGAAGGACGGGACAGACATATCAACCCCCAGGGCTGCCCAGACAATCTTGGAGTCAGTGGGAAAATTGTCTGGCAACTGATCCAACCTCTGCTTCACCAAGGCTACAACCTTTACGTCGACAATTATTACAGCAGTGTGACACTTTTTAGATCTCTGCATGCTGCTGGCACAGGAGCATGTGGGACCGTACGGAAAAAACGCAAAGAGTTTCAACAGCAGCTGGTGAGACAACGTTTACAGAGAGGCACATCACTCAGTTACCAACAGGAGGAAATGATGGCTGTCAAATTCTCAGACAGAAAAGAAGTCTATATGCTGACAACAATCCACCCAGAGGGCACAGTGACTGTAACAGAACGGGGGTCAGCTACACCGAAGGAAAAGCCACTGTGCATTACGGCATACAATAAATACATGGGTGGAGTCGACCTCTCTGACCAGATCTTGCAGCCCTACCTGGTGCTGAGGAAATCTAAAACCTGGTATAAAAAAGTGGCAATATATCTTATCCAGGTGGCAATCCACAATTCATTTGTCCTTTATAAAAAATCTGGTGGTACTGACACCTTCCTGCAGTACCAGGAAAAAATTATAGAACACCTGATGTTTCAAGAAGACCCCAGACAACCTGCAGAATCAGAGGATTTTTTGCATCCTATCCCAATCACAGCAAGCTGCAAATTCCCCAGGAAGAAGTGTCGTGTGTGTGGCAAAAATGGCAAAAGATGCGATACTCGTTACCACTGTCCCACGTGCCCTTCCAATCCAGGCCTGTGCCTCGACCCTTGCTTTGAAATTTACCACACCATCCCACATTATTAG